The following are from one region of the Mesorhizobium sp. B2-8-5 genome:
- a CDS encoding ABC transporter ATP-binding protein has protein sequence MLSVRDFAIGFQREGQNLVAVDGISFDVADGETFVIIGESGSGKSLTGMSIAGLQPPTAFVSGSIRFKDREMLKRPDAELRKLRGPEIGLIYQDPLSSLNPVWPVGDQIAETLVAHGLAGRAEASKRAVEMLERVRIPDPRRVASAYPHEISGGMRQRAMIAMALAAGPSLLIADEPTTALDVTIKAQMLELLAELKRELALTIILITHDMGVVAEVADRILVLYAGRIAEVGPADSIMLQPSHPYTAALMTSAMISQTPAKQDLNAIVGGAPGLGAFPSGCRFHPRCPRAQDDCKAVEPPRRKFGAVELACHHPIEAAKPLEIARS, from the coding sequence ATCCTTTCGGTCCGCGACTTCGCAATCGGTTTCCAGCGCGAGGGCCAGAACCTCGTCGCTGTGGATGGCATTTCCTTCGACGTCGCCGACGGCGAGACCTTCGTCATCATCGGCGAGTCCGGCTCGGGCAAGTCGCTGACCGGCATGTCGATCGCCGGATTGCAGCCGCCCACCGCCTTCGTCTCCGGCTCGATCCGCTTCAAGGATCGCGAAATGCTGAAGCGGCCCGACGCCGAATTGCGCAAGCTGCGCGGCCCGGAGATCGGCCTGATCTATCAGGATCCGCTGAGCTCGCTGAACCCGGTCTGGCCGGTCGGCGACCAGATTGCGGAAACCCTCGTCGCGCACGGCCTTGCCGGCCGCGCCGAGGCAAGCAAGCGCGCCGTGGAAATGCTGGAGCGCGTACGCATTCCCGACCCGCGCCGCGTCGCCTCCGCCTATCCGCACGAGATCAGCGGCGGCATGCGGCAGCGCGCCATGATCGCGATGGCTCTGGCGGCCGGCCCGAGCCTGCTGATCGCCGACGAGCCGACGACGGCGCTCGACGTCACCATCAAGGCGCAGATGCTTGAGCTGCTTGCCGAACTGAAGCGCGAGCTGGCGCTGACGATCATCCTGATCACCCACGACATGGGTGTCGTCGCCGAAGTAGCCGACCGCATCCTCGTGCTCTATGCCGGCCGTATCGCCGAGGTCGGGCCGGCCGATTCCATCATGCTGCAGCCCTCGCATCCTTACACGGCGGCACTGATGACCAGCGCCATGATTTCGCAGACGCCGGCCAAGCAGGATCTCAACGCCATCGTGGGCGGCGCGCCCGGGCTGGGCGCCTTCCCGTCCGGCTGCCGCTTCCATCCGCGCTGCCCGCGCGCGCAAGACGACTGCAAGGCCGTCGAGCCGCCGCGGCGCAAATTCGGCGCCGTGGAGCTGGCCTGCCATCATCCGATCGAGGCAGCCAAGCCTCTTGAAATCGCGAGGAGCTGA
- a CDS encoding N,N-dimethylformamidase beta subunit family domain-containing protein, whose translation MSREDDFVPPELGPVNIRPRKAWAMSADEHWHSNPWYEAPRGDPALPEVYTYTDTMSYDPGDEVVFHSSTTAPHWTLEIYRDGYRPETVHKVEDIAGVFAPTPADAYRSGCGWPVSHRWRLPADLRSGFYRVVSTCTRANGGKFVQHHFFIVRPTAATRRAKILMILPTGTWTAYNDFGGANHYFGVAGPGKDQPSPVLSLERPWTRGVVWLPPGAPRICADPLPEFGDAPRYPMKEWAYANGFGQYYAAAGWAQFDRHFVLWAEKEGYELDMITQTDLHYRPELLDAYPCVTIVGHDEYWTREMRLAVEAYVERGGRLARFGANFLWQIRLEDDGKRQICHKFNAINNDPVAGTDKAHLLSTAWEDKDVAWPGASTVGVNGLHGLYASWGGFAPHGQKGFTVYRPEHWVFARTGLHYADIFGDKERIFAYEVDGLDYTFRHGLPYPVPVDGQPETIQILAMAPAVLAEDEPDGEGFRYYVRSSDHEGLVKCVTGEVTPEGLARYKYGAGMMVHMTRGKGEVLTAATCEWVMGLKRGDRFTEQITRNVLDRFTNA comes from the coding sequence ATGTCCCGTGAAGACGATTTCGTTCCGCCCGAACTCGGCCCCGTCAACATCCGCCCACGCAAAGCCTGGGCCATGTCCGCCGACGAGCATTGGCACTCCAACCCCTGGTACGAAGCGCCGCGCGGCGACCCTGCCCTGCCCGAGGTCTATACCTACACGGACACGATGTCCTATGACCCGGGCGACGAGGTGGTCTTCCATTCCTCGACTACCGCGCCGCATTGGACGCTGGAGATCTACCGCGACGGCTATCGGCCGGAAACCGTCCACAAGGTCGAGGACATCGCCGGTGTCTTCGCGCCGACGCCGGCGGATGCATATCGCTCCGGCTGCGGCTGGCCCGTCAGCCACCGCTGGCGGCTGCCGGCCGATCTGCGCTCGGGCTTCTACCGGGTCGTCTCGACCTGCACCCGCGCCAATGGCGGCAAGTTCGTCCAGCACCATTTCTTCATCGTGCGTCCGACAGCGGCGACGCGCCGCGCCAAGATCCTAATGATCCTGCCGACCGGCACCTGGACCGCCTACAATGATTTCGGCGGCGCCAACCACTATTTCGGTGTTGCCGGTCCGGGCAAGGACCAGCCCTCGCCCGTGCTTTCGCTCGAGCGCCCGTGGACCCGCGGCGTCGTCTGGCTGCCGCCTGGCGCGCCGCGCATCTGCGCCGACCCGCTGCCGGAATTCGGTGACGCGCCGCGCTATCCGATGAAGGAATGGGCCTATGCCAACGGCTTCGGCCAGTATTACGCCGCCGCCGGCTGGGCGCAGTTCGACCGCCACTTCGTGCTGTGGGCGGAGAAGGAAGGCTACGAGCTCGACATGATCACGCAGACCGACCTTCACTACAGGCCGGAGCTGCTCGACGCCTATCCGTGCGTGACCATTGTCGGTCATGACGAATACTGGACCCGCGAGATGCGGCTGGCGGTCGAAGCCTATGTCGAACGCGGCGGCAGGCTTGCGCGCTTCGGCGCCAACTTCCTCTGGCAGATCCGCCTGGAGGACGACGGCAAGCGCCAGATCTGCCACAAGTTCAACGCCATCAACAACGACCCGGTCGCCGGCACCGATAAGGCGCATCTGCTGTCGACCGCATGGGAAGACAAGGACGTTGCCTGGCCGGGCGCCTCGACGGTCGGCGTCAACGGATTGCATGGGCTCTACGCGTCCTGGGGCGGCTTCGCGCCGCACGGCCAGAAGGGCTTCACCGTCTACCGTCCCGAGCACTGGGTGTTTGCCCGCACCGGGCTTCACTATGCCGATATCTTCGGCGACAAGGAGCGCATCTTCGCCTACGAGGTCGACGGCCTCGACTACACATTCAGGCATGGCCTCCCCTATCCTGTCCCGGTCGACGGTCAGCCGGAAACGATCCAAATCCTCGCCATGGCGCCGGCGGTGCTTGCCGAGGACGAGCCGGACGGCGAAGGCTTCCGTTACTATGTCCGCAGCAGCGACCATGAGGGCCTGGTGAAATGCGTCACCGGCGAGGTGACGCCGGAAGGGCTTGCCCGCTATAAATACGGCGCCGGCATGATGGTGCACATGACGCGCGGCAAGGGCGAAGTGCTGACCGCCGCGACTTGCGAGTGGGTGATGGGCCTCAAGCGCGGCGACCGCTTCACCGAGCAGATCACCCGCAACGTGCTCGACCGTTTTACCAACGCATGA
- a CDS encoding 3-hydroxyacyl-CoA dehydrogenase: protein MGCGIAEVLAAAGIDVLIVDEAAGKAAAAVEQIASRQRARAQAGKISPDAVEKLLARIAPVETLHRLADADLVVEAIVERIEPKRQLFKALEEIVGPDAIIATNTSSLSVTAIAAAAKRPQRVAGYHFFNPVPVMKLVEVISGAHTSPEVERALVDLAARFGHRPVVAADTPGFIVNHAGRAFGTEALAMLREGVASIGEIDAILRDAAGFKMGPFELMDLTGLDVSHPVMESIYTQFYQDPRYRPSVIAAQRVAAGLLGRKTGRGFYSYDANRQAMPLETAQAAETAALPKRVAVLADNDAGDMQKLVASTGATVLSPEDRTPKQDDLILVGLEGEDVAGAAIRLGLSPSLCVGYDSYFGLGRHVTLVASAATSEKARSAAVALVQSTGRKATLVNDSCGAVCQRVVAMIVNIGCEIVEQKIASAADVDAAVRLGLGYPHGPLEWGNKLGPARILRILDTVHERTRDPRYRASLWLRRRAELGLALEE, encoded by the coding sequence ATGGGCTGCGGCATAGCGGAAGTTCTGGCGGCGGCGGGCATTGACGTGCTGATCGTCGATGAAGCGGCCGGCAAGGCAGCTGCCGCCGTCGAGCAGATCGCGTCGCGCCAGCGCGCCAGGGCGCAGGCAGGCAAAATCAGCCCGGACGCCGTCGAGAAACTGCTTGCCCGCATCGCGCCTGTCGAAACCCTCCACCGCCTGGCTGACGCCGATCTGGTCGTGGAGGCCATCGTCGAACGTATCGAGCCCAAACGTCAGCTCTTCAAGGCGTTGGAGGAGATCGTCGGGCCCGACGCGATCATCGCGACCAACACCTCTTCCCTCTCGGTGACGGCGATCGCGGCGGCGGCGAAACGGCCGCAGCGGGTCGCCGGCTACCATTTCTTCAATCCCGTGCCGGTGATGAAACTGGTCGAGGTCATCTCCGGCGCTCACACATCGCCCGAGGTGGAGCGCGCGCTGGTCGACCTTGCCGCCCGCTTCGGCCATCGTCCCGTCGTCGCCGCCGACACCCCCGGCTTCATCGTCAACCACGCCGGACGCGCCTTCGGCACGGAGGCCCTGGCGATGCTGCGCGAAGGCGTGGCCTCGATCGGCGAGATCGACGCGATCCTGCGCGATGCGGCCGGCTTCAAGATGGGGCCGTTCGAGCTGATGGACCTGACCGGCCTCGACGTTTCGCACCCGGTGATGGAAAGCATCTACACCCAGTTCTACCAGGACCCGCGCTACCGTCCTTCCGTGATCGCCGCGCAGCGCGTGGCGGCAGGCCTGCTTGGCCGCAAGACGGGACGCGGCTTCTACAGCTACGACGCCAACCGGCAAGCGATGCCGCTTGAGACCGCGCAGGCCGCCGAGACCGCGGCACTTCCGAAGCGTGTCGCCGTGCTCGCCGACAATGACGCGGGCGATATGCAGAAGCTGGTCGCGTCGACCGGCGCCACGGTCCTGAGTCCCGAGGATCGGACGCCCAAGCAGGATGATCTCATCCTCGTGGGACTGGAGGGTGAGGATGTCGCCGGCGCGGCGATCCGCCTCGGCTTGTCCCCATCTCTATGCGTCGGGTACGATTCCTATTTCGGTCTGGGTCGGCATGTCACGCTCGTCGCGTCTGCGGCGACATCGGAAAAAGCCAGGAGCGCGGCTGTCGCGCTTGTCCAAAGCACCGGCCGCAAGGCGACGCTGGTGAACGACAGCTGCGGCGCGGTCTGCCAGCGCGTCGTGGCGATGATCGTCAATATCGGCTGCGAGATCGTTGAGCAGAAGATCGCATCGGCAGCGGACGTAGACGCCGCCGTGCGGCTGGGGCTCGGCTACCCGCACGGACCGCTGGAATGGGGCAACAAGCTCGGCCCTGCCCGCATTCTGCGCATCCTGGATACGGTGCATGAGCGCACCCGGGACCCTCGCTACCGCGCAAGCCTATGGCTGCGCCGGCGCGCGGAATTGGGATTGGCGCTGGAAGAATAA
- a CDS encoding enoyl-CoA hydratase-related protein, with amino-acid sequence MSSTNDQSLVVIESRPVENVGLVEINRPEARNALNLEVREKLATAVAGFSEDPEVRAIVIAGRGGNFVAGADIKAFEKLGSADMLLQRTHRYWDVIARCPKPVIAAVEGFALGGGCELAMHADIIVAARTATFGQSEVKLGLMPGAGGTQRLLRAIGKYKTLMLVLTGDMFSAERAGLVSTLTDEGQALQQALQIAQKISRLPPLAVEQIKEAVVNGEDAPLETALRLERKAFQLLFDTADKREGIGAFIDKRKPSFKGR; translated from the coding sequence ATGAGCTCCACGAACGATCAATCTCTCGTTGTCATCGAGAGCCGCCCTGTCGAGAATGTGGGGCTGGTCGAAATCAATCGTCCCGAAGCGCGCAATGCTCTCAATCTGGAAGTGCGGGAGAAGCTGGCCACCGCGGTAGCCGGCTTTTCGGAGGATCCGGAAGTCCGGGCGATCGTGATTGCGGGGCGCGGCGGCAACTTCGTGGCGGGCGCCGACATCAAGGCCTTCGAAAAACTCGGCTCGGCCGATATGCTTCTGCAACGCACCCACCGCTATTGGGATGTGATCGCCAGATGTCCGAAGCCGGTCATTGCCGCGGTCGAAGGCTTCGCGCTCGGTGGCGGCTGCGAACTTGCCATGCACGCCGATATCATTGTTGCCGCACGCACAGCCACGTTCGGGCAGTCCGAGGTCAAGCTTGGCTTGATGCCGGGCGCCGGCGGCACCCAGCGGCTGCTGCGGGCGATCGGCAAATACAAGACGCTGATGCTCGTTCTCACCGGCGACATGTTTTCGGCCGAGCGTGCCGGCCTCGTCAGTACCCTCACGGATGAGGGCCAGGCCTTGCAGCAGGCGTTGCAGATCGCCCAGAAGATCAGCCGTCTCCCGCCGCTGGCCGTGGAGCAGATCAAGGAAGCCGTCGTCAACGGCGAGGACGCTCCGCTGGAGACGGCGTTGAGGCTGGAACGCAAAGCCTTCCAACTGCTTTTCGATACCGCCGACAAGCGGGAAGGCATTGGCGCCTTCATCGACAAGCGTAAGCCCTCGTTCAAGGGGCGCTGA
- a CDS encoding ABC transporter ATP-binding protein — protein MTMALLELDAVSKTFSQRRGGHGVQAVAGVSLTVGKGETLGLVGESGCGKSTLARLALKLVDVTDGRVRFDGVDVTGFASRRMLPIRRRLQAVFQDPLASLNARMTIAEVMREPFDTHGVKLGTGLEGRIRELLSFVGLENIDIQKLPGQFSGGQLQRIAIARALALEPEIIVADEPTSALDPSIQAQIVNLMLQIQRKRGISYLIISHDLDVIGHVADRIAVMYLGTIIEQGTADEIMRRPLHPYTQALLSAAPTLAARRQVGWKRIILTGDPPNPADVPSGCRFHPRCHLARDICREQVPPLRAMPGTGQMVACHLAPEETARAGAEVGRARRGLAAAS, from the coding sequence CTGACCATGGCGCTTCTCGAACTTGATGCCGTCTCGAAAACCTTCTCGCAGCGCCGCGGCGGCCATGGCGTGCAGGCGGTGGCCGGTGTTTCGCTCACCGTGGGCAAGGGAGAGACGTTGGGGCTGGTGGGCGAGAGCGGATGCGGCAAGTCCACTCTCGCCCGGCTGGCGCTCAAGCTGGTCGACGTGACGGATGGGCGCGTGCGCTTCGACGGCGTCGACGTGACCGGGTTCGCCAGCCGGCGCATGCTGCCGATACGTCGCCGGTTGCAAGCCGTGTTCCAGGATCCGCTCGCTTCGCTCAACGCGCGCATGACCATTGCCGAAGTGATGCGCGAGCCGTTCGACACGCATGGCGTCAAGCTGGGCACCGGGCTTGAGGGGCGCATCCGCGAGCTTCTCTCCTTCGTCGGATTGGAGAACATCGATATCCAAAAACTGCCCGGCCAGTTTTCCGGCGGCCAGTTGCAGCGCATCGCTATTGCAAGGGCGCTGGCGCTCGAACCGGAAATCATCGTCGCCGACGAGCCGACTTCCGCGCTCGATCCGTCGATCCAGGCGCAGATCGTCAACCTGATGCTGCAGATCCAGCGCAAGCGCGGCATCTCCTACCTGATCATCTCGCATGACCTCGACGTCATCGGCCATGTCGCCGACCGCATCGCTGTGATGTATCTCGGCACCATCATCGAGCAAGGAACGGCCGACGAGATCATGCGGCGGCCGCTGCATCCTTACACGCAGGCGCTGTTGTCGGCCGCGCCGACGCTTGCCGCGCGCCGCCAGGTCGGCTGGAAGCGCATCATACTCACCGGCGATCCGCCCAATCCTGCCGACGTGCCATCCGGTTGCCGGTTCCACCCGCGTTGCCATCTGGCGCGCGACATTTGCCGGGAACAAGTGCCGCCGTTGCGCGCCATGCCCGGCACCGGCCAGATGGTGGCCTGCCACCTCGCGCCCGAAGAGACGGCGCGCGCTGGGGCCGAGGTTGGGCGAGCCCGACGCGGGCTAGCCGCCGCCAGTTAG
- a CDS encoding SMP-30/gluconolactonase/LRE family protein, with protein sequence MKRSKEIHVTGLGFPEGPVALPDGSIAFVDLLHAKVRAFKDGAVRELATLPGAPNGMRLGPDGALYICNNGGLAPESLEKLHFAAPLIPGCIQRLELDGRWENFADQLPGAKPSRPNDLIFTPEGGIVFTDPQNWEVLGADDAAYHGGQLLAAGRDRKVRALAKMTGFPNGLVFHPDGSLIVGITMEHRLLRFDWNDGSVGAMTEWVRFDDRFNPDGMVFHQGLLYVTGSTGDRVAILDTTGRLVEMIDCGEGGDPTNCCIHDGRLWVTRGLPGELVSYTL encoded by the coding sequence ATGAAACGGTCGAAGGAAATCCACGTGACAGGCCTGGGCTTTCCGGAGGGACCGGTGGCGCTTCCGGACGGTTCGATCGCCTTCGTCGACCTGCTGCACGCCAAGGTCCGCGCCTTCAAGGACGGTGCCGTGCGCGAGCTGGCCACGCTTCCCGGCGCGCCGAACGGTATGCGGCTCGGCCCCGACGGCGCGCTCTATATCTGCAACAATGGCGGGCTTGCACCGGAATCGTTGGAGAAGCTGCATTTCGCCGCGCCGCTGATCCCCGGCTGCATCCAGCGCCTGGAGCTCGACGGCCGCTGGGAAAACTTCGCCGACCAACTGCCCGGCGCAAAGCCTTCGCGGCCAAACGATTTGATCTTCACGCCGGAAGGCGGGATCGTCTTCACCGATCCGCAGAACTGGGAGGTTCTGGGCGCCGACGACGCGGCCTACCATGGCGGGCAGCTGCTTGCGGCGGGACGGGACCGGAAGGTCCGTGCCCTGGCCAAGATGACCGGCTTTCCCAACGGGCTTGTCTTCCATCCCGACGGTTCGCTGATCGTCGGCATCACCATGGAGCATCGTCTGCTGCGCTTCGACTGGAATGACGGCAGCGTCGGCGCGATGACCGAATGGGTTCGTTTCGACGACCGCTTCAATCCGGACGGCATGGTCTTCCATCAAGGCCTGCTCTACGTCACCGGCAGCACCGGCGACCGGGTCGCGATCCTCGACACCACTGGACGGCTGGTCGAGATGATCGATTGCGGCGAGGGCGGCGACCCGACCAATTGCTGCATCCATGACGGCCGGCTCTGGGTGACGCGCGGCCTGCCCGGCGAGCTCGTCTCGTACACGCTTTAA
- a CDS encoding thiamine pyrophosphate-dependent enzyme, translating into MVQKHELKPSAPWYRIEADESDWSSLPAQELVRLYAQMKLIRRFEEKILDLEKAGLIHGPAHASIGQEAAAVGAVSMLRACDQINGTHRAHHQVLTKLVNAQTEPDFDILSQDFTPPMDDAVHRFMAEIMGLSPGYCGGRGGSMHMRHAESGVAGTSAIVGGNIPHAVGYALADDILGRDGISVAFFGDGASLQGATYESMNIAAAYKLPVIFFVENNLYAVSTHIDDVTAEHRIASRGPMLGFTGIECDGMDVVAVHRAMSDAVETIRAGRGPVVIEAKCYRYFHQSGSKAGSEFGYRGKEEEQEWLKRDPLRLAEARLGKLGILDSAALALIDERVTTVVQSAASRLTETAPGSNQLRIPDGLWPAAQSVDTGILAPPAEAEGLKYREIEDFAPDQLVKARFVTAAGEALGAAMAADPTIIVLGEDVHRLRGGVSGFTRSALEQFPGRVLAMPIAENGFTGVALGAALRGLRPIVEIMFGDFCFVAADQIANGIAKVRHMFGDGFPVPLIMRVRVSPHTGYGSQHSSDPAALFRMFPGWHVVSPTTAFDYVGLLNTALKTNDPVAIIEHVEFYQRESLVPRDERDYCIPFGKAKIVQPGGACTVLATSVMVPTAVKVAEETGVDAEIIDMRSIGQLSTDWALVLSSVAKTNRVIIVEQVASGLSLGRHWIAEIQARAFDDLDHEILHVTGSLSAPVVSAVLNKAALGSAERLRQAMELIAQSA; encoded by the coding sequence TTGGTCCAAAAGCATGAGTTGAAGCCTTCGGCGCCGTGGTACCGGATCGAAGCGGACGAGTCCGACTGGTCGAGCCTGCCCGCGCAAGAGCTGGTTCGCCTCTACGCCCAGATGAAGCTGATCCGGCGCTTCGAGGAAAAGATCCTCGACCTGGAGAAGGCCGGCCTCATCCATGGCCCTGCCCATGCCAGCATCGGCCAGGAGGCGGCGGCCGTGGGAGCCGTTTCGATGCTGCGCGCCTGCGATCAGATCAACGGCACGCACCGCGCGCATCACCAGGTGCTGACCAAGCTGGTCAACGCGCAGACCGAGCCGGATTTCGACATACTGAGCCAGGACTTCACGCCGCCGATGGATGACGCCGTGCACCGCTTCATGGCCGAAATCATGGGTCTCTCGCCGGGCTATTGCGGAGGCCGCGGCGGCTCGATGCATATGCGCCACGCGGAGTCCGGCGTGGCCGGCACCAGCGCCATCGTCGGCGGCAACATTCCGCATGCCGTCGGATACGCGCTTGCCGACGACATCCTCGGCAGGGACGGGATCTCGGTCGCTTTCTTCGGCGACGGCGCCTCGCTGCAGGGCGCAACCTATGAATCGATGAACATCGCGGCCGCCTACAAGCTGCCCGTCATCTTCTTCGTCGAAAACAATCTCTACGCCGTGTCCACGCATATCGACGACGTGACGGCCGAACATCGGATCGCCTCGCGCGGTCCGATGCTCGGCTTCACCGGCATCGAATGCGACGGCATGGATGTGGTCGCGGTGCATCGCGCGATGTCCGACGCCGTCGAGACGATCCGCGCGGGGCGCGGCCCGGTGGTCATCGAAGCGAAATGCTACCGATACTTCCATCAGAGCGGCAGCAAGGCCGGAAGCGAGTTTGGCTATCGCGGCAAGGAAGAAGAGCAGGAATGGCTGAAGCGCGATCCGCTTCGCCTGGCGGAGGCGCGCCTCGGCAAACTGGGGATTCTCGACAGCGCCGCGCTGGCCCTGATCGATGAGCGCGTGACGACGGTCGTCCAGTCGGCCGCCAGCCGTTTGACCGAAACGGCGCCAGGCAGCAACCAGCTTCGCATCCCGGACGGCCTCTGGCCCGCCGCGCAGTCCGTCGACACCGGCATCCTGGCGCCGCCCGCCGAAGCCGAAGGGCTAAAATATCGCGAGATCGAAGATTTTGCGCCCGACCAATTGGTGAAGGCGCGGTTCGTCACCGCTGCCGGCGAAGCGCTGGGCGCGGCGATGGCCGCCGACCCGACCATCATCGTGCTCGGCGAGGACGTCCATCGCTTGCGTGGCGGGGTGAGCGGCTTTACCCGGTCCGCCCTCGAGCAGTTTCCCGGTCGCGTGCTGGCCATGCCGATCGCCGAGAACGGCTTCACCGGCGTGGCGCTTGGCGCTGCGCTGCGCGGGTTGCGGCCCATCGTCGAAATCATGTTCGGCGATTTCTGCTTCGTGGCGGCCGATCAGATCGCCAACGGCATCGCCAAGGTGAGGCACATGTTCGGCGATGGATTTCCCGTGCCGCTCATCATGCGGGTGCGCGTTTCCCCGCACACCGGCTACGGCTCGCAGCATTCGAGCGACCCGGCGGCGCTGTTCAGGATGTTCCCCGGCTGGCACGTGGTCTCGCCGACGACGGCGTTCGATTATGTCGGATTGCTGAACACGGCGCTGAAGACCAACGACCCCGTCGCGATCATCGAACATGTCGAGTTCTATCAGCGCGAAAGCCTGGTTCCGCGCGACGAGCGCGACTACTGCATCCCGTTCGGCAAGGCCAAGATCGTCCAGCCTGGCGGCGCCTGCACGGTTCTCGCGACATCCGTCATGGTTCCCACCGCCGTGAAGGTCGCGGAGGAAACCGGCGTCGACGCCGAAATAATCGACATGCGCAGCATCGGCCAACTCTCGACCGACTGGGCTCTCGTGCTGTCGTCCGTAGCCAAGACAAACCGGGTCATCATCGTCGAACAGGTCGCGAGCGGCCTTTCGCTTGGCCGCCACTGGATCGCCGAGATCCAGGCGCGCGCCTTCGACGATCTCGACCACGAAATACTCCACGTCACCGGCAGCCTTTCAGCGCCTGTCGTTTCGGCCGTTTTAAACAAGGCCGCGCTGGGATCCGCCGAGAGACTGCGCCAGGCGATGGAGTTGATTGCCCAAAGTGCCTGA
- a CDS encoding ABC transporter permease produces MVLAILAAFTLLPGLIAPHDPIALAMTDRLKPPSLTHIFGTDEGGRDVFSRIVYGTRYSLGVAIAIVFASALFGVIYGAVSGMARQGIDNLMMRIVDLFFGFPALVLALAVAASIGRGLDSVALSLAIIWWPGYARLVRGEVLRLRERPHVEAARALGVSEMTILRRHIIPFVVQEVNVRVTTDIGYALVAVTALSFLGLGANSPTPEWGLLIRDSRPYFGSAWWYLVFPGTMIMLTATAFSLIGDALASRRAA; encoded by the coding sequence CTGGTGCTGGCGATCCTGGCGGCCTTTACGCTTCTGCCCGGCCTGATCGCGCCGCACGACCCGATCGCGCTCGCCATGACCGACCGGCTGAAGCCGCCGAGCCTCACGCACATCTTCGGCACTGACGAGGGTGGCCGCGATGTCTTCTCGCGTATCGTCTACGGCACCCGCTATTCGCTCGGCGTGGCGATCGCCATCGTCTTTGCCTCCGCCTTGTTCGGCGTGATCTACGGCGCGGTCTCCGGCATGGCGCGCCAGGGCATCGACAACCTGATGATGCGCATCGTCGACCTGTTCTTCGGCTTCCCGGCGCTGGTGCTGGCGCTCGCCGTCGCCGCCTCGATCGGACGCGGCCTCGACAGCGTGGCGCTGTCGCTCGCCATCATCTGGTGGCCGGGTTATGCGCGGCTGGTGCGCGGCGAGGTGCTGCGCCTGCGCGAGCGGCCGCATGTCGAGGCCGCCCGCGCGCTCGGCGTGTCGGAGATGACCATCCTGCGCCGCCACATCATCCCTTTCGTCGTCCAGGAGGTGAATGTGCGCGTCACCACCGACATCGGCTACGCGCTGGTCGCCGTCACCGCGCTTTCCTTCCTCGGTCTCGGCGCCAATTCGCCGACGCCGGAATGGGGTTTGCTGATCCGCGACTCGCGCCCCTATTTCGGCTCGGCCTGGTGGTATCTGGTCTTTCCCGGCACCATGATCATGCTGACCGCCACCGCCTTCTCGCTGATCGGCGACGCGCTCGCGTCGAGGCGGGCCGCATGA
- a CDS encoding ABC transporter permease: MIAFLFKRLVWGLVVLIAVAVITFFLSRVVPADPAAFLAGQNASEETVQRIRVEHGLDRPLPEQFATYMIGLAKGDLGESIRTRRSVSTDLKQYLPTTLELLIVSFVLYSAISFSLAVLAARRPGGAVDGAIRLITMIGTGIPVFWLGMTLQFLFFYKLHWLPLGARFPIRETAPPVVSGFLLIDSLLAGSLSAFLASLKHLALPAATIVVNLLAVGTRLSRAALIQEQSRLYVRTARGKGLSPNRILFKHILRNALSPILTATTMQFGYMISWVILVEVIFDWPGIGLYAYQSFQVFDYSPVIALAIVSTAGFVIINLVMDLLYPVIDPRVQSVGS, encoded by the coding sequence GTGATCGCCTTCCTGTTCAAGCGTCTGGTCTGGGGTCTTGTCGTCCTCATCGCCGTCGCGGTCATAACCTTCTTCCTCAGTCGTGTCGTCCCGGCCGACCCCGCCGCCTTCCTGGCCGGCCAGAACGCCTCCGAAGAGACCGTGCAGCGCATCCGCGTCGAGCACGGTCTCGACCGCCCGCTGCCGGAACAATTCGCCACCTATATGATCGGCCTCGCCAAGGGTGACCTCGGCGAGTCGATCCGCACACGCCGCAGCGTCAGCACCGACCTCAAGCAGTACCTGCCGACCACGCTGGAACTCCTGATCGTCAGCTTCGTCCTCTACTCGGCGATCAGCTTCTCGCTGGCGGTGCTCGCGGCCCGCCGCCCCGGCGGCGCGGTGGACGGCGCGATCCGCCTCATCACCATGATCGGCACCGGCATCCCGGTGTTCTGGCTCGGCATGACGCTGCAGTTCCTCTTCTTCTACAAATTGCATTGGCTGCCGCTCGGCGCGCGCTTCCCGATCCGCGAGACGGCGCCGCCCGTGGTCAGCGGCTTCCTGCTCATCGATTCCCTGCTGGCCGGCAGCCTCTCGGCCTTTCTCGCCAGCCTGAAACACCTGGCGCTTCCCGCCGCGACCATCGTCGTCAACCTGCTTGCGGTCGGCACCCGGCTATCGCGCGCCGCCCTCATCCAGGAGCAAAGCCGGCTCTATGTGCGCACGGCGCGCGGCAAGGGCCTGTCGCCCAATCGCATCCTGTTCAAGCACATCTTGCGCAATGCGCTGTCGCCGATCCTGACGGCGACCACCATGCAGTTCGGCTACATGATCAGCTGGGTGATCCTGGTCGAGGTCATCTTCGACTGGCCCGGCATCGGCCTCTACGCCTACCAGTCGTTCCAGGTCTTCGACTATTCGCCAGTGATTGCGCTGGCGATCGTCTCGACGGCCGGCTTCGTGATCATCAACCTGGTGATGGATCTGCTCTATCCGGTGATCGATCCGCGTGTGCAGAGTGTCGGCTCATGA